A DNA window from Luteolibacter luteus contains the following coding sequences:
- a CDS encoding DUF6431 domain-containing protein: MGPPKTGPNCGSLRRLRFHGYYSRFMSSRSNGEAILVNIRRYHCRDCLLTTSLLPWFYLYYRLVRGEAIARFLRGDGIDACDLRWQELLSRCLQRFESRLPQLVQPVEASFGVTLNGTTPAVAW, encoded by the coding sequence ATGGGGCCTCCCAAAACGGGTCCGAATTGTGGGAGCCTTCGTCGGCTTCGATTCCACGGTTACTACTCACGCTTCATGTCCAGCCGCTCGAACGGGGAAGCAATACTCGTAAATATCAGGCGGTATCACTGCCGCGATTGCCTGCTGACTACCAGCTTACTCCCGTGGTTCTACCTCTACTACCGATTGGTGAGAGGGGAAGCCATAGCCAGGTTCCTCCGTGGCGACGGAATCGATGCATGCGACCTGCGCTGGCAGGAGCTTCTTTCACGTTGCCTCCAAAGGTTCGAGTCCCGGCTTCCACAACTGGTCCAACCGGTCGAAGCATCCTTCGGAGTGACTTTGAATGGAACCACCCCCGCGGTCGCATGGTGA
- a CDS encoding RAD55 family ATPase: protein MVIEPQDGSLKPDLDRPTGIPAYRHTGIPAYRHTGIPELDEVLGPVMLEGGVVLVAGASGGGKTALACQVAQRAAIAGRQVLYLSSEIADDEALERMLSSAIPWNYDLLKDGGLQVDRVDTLAVPSDRNKTRSSQRKRFSPFVAWKET, encoded by the coding sequence ATGGTTATTGAGCCACAAGATGGAAGCCTGAAGCCTGACCTCGACCGGCCCACCGGCATACCGGCATACCGGCATACCGGCATACCGGCATACCGGCATACCGGCATACCGGAATTGGACGAGGTGCTGGGCCCGGTCATGCTCGAAGGAGGCGTCGTGCTTGTTGCAGGCGCGAGTGGCGGTGGTAAGACGGCCTTGGCATGTCAAGTTGCGCAGCGGGCTGCAATCGCCGGGCGCCAGGTCTTGTATCTCAGCAGCGAGATCGCGGATGACGAGGCGCTCGAGCGGATGCTCTCGTCGGCCATTCCATGGAATTACGATCTCCTCAAGGATGGCGGCCTGCAGGTGGACCGAGTCGATACGCTTGCGGTTCCTAGTGACCGTAACAAGACGAGGAGTTCACAGCGGAAGCGCTTCAGCCCCTTCGTCGCTTGGAAAGAAACCTAG
- a CDS encoding DUF5131 family protein, whose product MFPSSKHVADVVASVLSGLGVGKVEAIAETRAVFGSLLVTDLYHKRGVLAAAILTKLGAYSKKAVRAVALAISGAVRCYAAVLHLRHGANDENPLKFTNKGYATKFEKVTEFPGRMEQAAKWSDLSGTKRPGSPWLDGLPRLIFVSDMGDALSAGVSFEFQKKEIVDVATSLHSRAHVWLWLTKRPARMVRFSRWLEAQGVAWPDNLVPMTSVMGQKMAKGVSLLAQIPAKVRGLSVEPLWENVELDLTGIDWCLVGGESGFQAEPFDLAWARSLRDHARKCGVAFFMKQLGTKPQAGGQPVVLKDKHGGEWDEWPEDLRVREFPPAFLQIAEPRKGARKQG is encoded by the coding sequence TTGTTCCCTTCTTCGAAGCATGTCGCCGATGTGGTGGCTTCGGTCTTGTCCGGCCTCGGCGTCGGGAAAGTCGAGGCAATCGCGGAGACGCGTGCAGTGTTTGGTTCCCTCCTGGTGACTGACCTCTACCACAAGCGCGGCGTGCTAGCGGCGGCAATCCTCACCAAGTTGGGAGCCTATTCGAAAAAGGCGGTCCGGGCTGTCGCATTGGCCATTTCCGGAGCCGTGCGATGTTATGCCGCGGTGCTCCACCTGCGGCATGGTGCCAACGACGAGAATCCCCTGAAGTTCACTAACAAGGGCTATGCTACCAAGTTCGAAAAAGTCACCGAGTTTCCGGGACGGATGGAACAAGCCGCGAAATGGTCCGACCTTTCGGGAACCAAGCGGCCGGGGTCTCCTTGGCTCGATGGCTTGCCGCGGCTGATTTTTGTCAGCGACATGGGAGATGCCCTGTCTGCGGGGGTATCGTTCGAGTTCCAGAAGAAGGAGATCGTCGATGTGGCGACGTCGCTTCATAGCCGGGCGCATGTCTGGCTGTGGCTTACGAAGCGTCCCGCCCGAATGGTGCGATTCAGCCGATGGCTCGAAGCTCAAGGGGTGGCCTGGCCTGACAACCTGGTGCCAATGACCTCGGTAATGGGCCAGAAGATGGCCAAGGGCGTGAGCCTCTTGGCCCAAATTCCCGCGAAGGTGCGTGGCCTGAGTGTCGAGCCCTTGTGGGAGAATGTTGAACTCGACCTGACGGGCATCGACTGGTGCCTCGTTGGAGGAGAGTCGGGTTTCCAAGCGGAGCCCTTTGATCTTGCGTGGGCCCGCAGCTTGCGGGACCACGCGCGGAAATGCGGGGTGGCCTTCTTCATGAAGCAACTCGGGACCAAGCCTCAGGCTGGCGGTCAGCCAGTCGTCCTCAAGGACAAGCATGGCGGTGAATGGGACGAGTGGCCTGAAGATCTTCGGGTCCGCGAGTTCCCGCCCGCCTTTTTACAGATTGCTGAACCACGCAAGGGCGCGCGGAAGCAAGGCTAA
- a CDS encoding LysM peptidoglycan-binding domain-containing protein, which translates to MAMRLRWFLLPAAALVVAFPACTNTGGTTASNPGGTGPFDSRGNYVEAWADSPSKWKEGSRQVVNAEPELPPATDIPVSPPPVLAMNETPKPVSSTTTVVYKKTPTRSSAGSASSSVASNSSRPKAKTTSSSSKPVVVKPKSTSKSKTVVSTKPKPKAKAAARHTVRSGDNLYSIAKRYGTSVGALQKANGVKGAMIKPGQTLTIPK; encoded by the coding sequence ATGGCCATGCGATTGCGCTGGTTCTTACTCCCCGCTGCCGCCCTCGTTGTGGCATTTCCCGCCTGCACGAATACGGGCGGCACCACCGCCTCGAATCCGGGCGGTACCGGGCCCTTCGATAGCCGAGGCAACTACGTGGAAGCTTGGGCCGACAGCCCCTCCAAGTGGAAGGAAGGCTCCCGTCAGGTCGTCAATGCCGAACCCGAACTTCCGCCGGCCACCGATATCCCTGTGAGCCCTCCGCCGGTGCTCGCAATGAACGAAACGCCGAAACCCGTTTCCTCCACCACGACGGTCGTCTACAAGAAGACCCCGACCCGCAGTTCCGCCGGCTCCGCCTCTTCCTCCGTGGCGAGCAATTCCTCGCGCCCGAAGGCAAAAACCACTTCCTCCAGCTCAAAGCCGGTGGTCGTGAAGCCGAAGAGCACGTCCAAATCGAAGACGGTGGTCAGCACCAAGCCCAAGCCGAAGGCAAAGGCAGCAGCCCGCCACACGGTGCGCTCGGGTGACAATCTTTACTCGATCGCCAAGCGGTACGGCACCTCTGTCGGCGCGCTCCAGAAAGCGAACGGCGTGAAGGGAGCGATGATCAAGCCCGGCCAAACCCTGACCATCCCCAAGTAG
- the lgt gene encoding prolipoprotein diacylglyceryl transferase, with protein MFATYVHDLSPVLIRFTDTIQLRWYGLAYLAAFVVGAWLLNVLAKRNLWVLPPGAAGDFIAAAAIFGVFLGGRLGYMLWYYPQQHGWGWLKENPVALLKVWEGGMASHGGILGLVIFTWVYARRKKVSWRGLGDGLCVVSPLGLLFGRMANFINGELYGRTAEGVAWAVKFPRALVEQSPSKDLPNAEGGNFAEAMRAAADAAPQQLGPLYEQWINAPQSGPSDHAFFDQVLEVQRHNPEVSKALEPFLLPRHPSQLYEGLLEGAALFAILWWVRVKYPNAPHGVLTGLFFIFYALFRIVAEQFREPDSKMIGPMTSGQFLSLFMVVAGVIFLLSAKYIRPSRPA; from the coding sequence GTGTTCGCGACTTACGTCCATGACCTCAGCCCCGTTCTGATCCGCTTCACGGATACCATCCAGCTCCGCTGGTACGGGCTGGCCTACCTGGCGGCCTTTGTGGTGGGAGCTTGGCTCCTGAACGTCTTGGCCAAGAGGAATCTCTGGGTGCTGCCGCCCGGGGCGGCGGGGGATTTCATTGCCGCTGCGGCGATTTTCGGGGTCTTTCTCGGCGGACGGCTCGGTTACATGCTCTGGTACTACCCCCAGCAGCATGGCTGGGGCTGGCTGAAGGAGAACCCCGTGGCCTTGCTGAAGGTGTGGGAAGGGGGGATGGCCAGCCACGGCGGGATTCTGGGGCTGGTGATTTTCACGTGGGTCTATGCCCGGCGGAAGAAGGTCTCCTGGCGGGGGCTTGGCGACGGCCTGTGCGTTGTTTCCCCCTTGGGCCTGCTCTTCGGGCGGATGGCAAACTTCATCAATGGCGAGCTGTATGGCCGGACGGCGGAAGGCGTGGCCTGGGCGGTGAAATTCCCGCGCGCGCTGGTCGAGCAGTCTCCAAGCAAGGACCTGCCCAATGCCGAAGGTGGCAATTTTGCAGAGGCCATGCGGGCCGCCGCGGATGCCGCTCCGCAGCAACTTGGCCCGTTGTATGAGCAATGGATCAATGCTCCCCAGAGCGGGCCTTCGGACCATGCCTTTTTTGACCAGGTGCTGGAGGTCCAGCGCCACAATCCGGAGGTTTCGAAGGCGCTTGAGCCCTTCCTGCTGCCGCGTCATCCGTCCCAGCTCTACGAGGGCCTGCTGGAGGGGGCGGCGCTTTTTGCCATCCTGTGGTGGGTCCGGGTGAAATATCCGAACGCTCCGCACGGGGTGCTGACGGGGCTGTTTTTCATTTTCTACGCCCTCTTCCGGATCGTCGCAGAGCAATTCCGGGAGCCGGATTCGAAGATGATCGGTCCGATGACCAGCGGGCAATTCCTCTCGCTGTTCATGGTCGTGGCCGGGGTGATCTTCCTGCTTTCGGCAAAGTACATCCGGCCCTCCCGCCCCGCGTGA
- a CDS encoding argininosuccinate synthase has product MKIVVAYSGGLDTSVLLLWLKEKYNAEIIAYCADVGQGAELDGLEEKALTTGASKCYIGDLKEDFAANYIFPMIQAGAIYEGRYLLGTSIARPCIAKGMLDIALKEGADAIAHGATGKGNDQVRFELSAASLAPNVKCIAPWRDASFRAQFPGRSEMIAYAEAHNIPIKASMKKPYSMDRNLLHISFEAGMLEDPWYDATTPADREMYVLSVAPEDAPDTPEYVEILFDKGNAIGLKHDNLDALVAELGDVKVTGQKDGYALLTPYGVMRVLNLLGGRNGVGRVDIVENRFVGMKSRGVYETPGGTILLAAHRDLEALTVDREAMFIRDGLIPKYAQLVYNGFWFAPEREAIQALVTHTQQTVSGEVRVKLYKGNVMNAGRKSPHSLYSEAVATMEGGQEAAYNQDDATGFIALNALRLKASARQVK; this is encoded by the coding sequence ATGAAAATCGTCGTTGCCTACTCCGGGGGTCTGGATACCTCCGTCCTGCTTCTCTGGCTGAAGGAGAAGTACAATGCTGAAATCATCGCCTACTGTGCCGATGTGGGCCAAGGCGCCGAATTGGACGGCCTCGAAGAGAAGGCGCTGACCACCGGTGCCTCGAAGTGCTACATCGGCGACCTGAAGGAAGACTTCGCCGCCAACTACATTTTCCCGATGATCCAGGCTGGCGCCATCTACGAGGGCCGCTACCTGCTCGGCACCTCGATCGCCCGCCCATGTATCGCAAAGGGCATGCTCGACATCGCGCTGAAGGAAGGTGCCGATGCCATCGCCCACGGTGCCACCGGCAAGGGCAACGACCAGGTCCGCTTCGAACTTTCCGCCGCTTCCCTCGCTCCGAACGTGAAGTGCATCGCCCCATGGCGCGATGCTTCCTTCCGCGCCCAGTTCCCGGGCCGCTCGGAGATGATCGCCTACGCCGAGGCTCACAACATCCCGATCAAGGCTTCCATGAAGAAGCCCTACTCGATGGACCGCAATCTCCTGCACATCTCCTTCGAAGCCGGCATGCTGGAAGATCCGTGGTACGACGCCACCACCCCGGCCGACCGCGAGATGTATGTCCTTTCCGTCGCCCCGGAAGACGCCCCGGACACGCCGGAATACGTGGAGATCCTTTTCGACAAGGGCAACGCCATCGGCCTGAAGCACGATAACCTCGACGCTCTCGTCGCTGAACTCGGCGACGTGAAGGTCACTGGCCAGAAAGACGGCTACGCGCTCCTCACTCCCTACGGTGTGATGCGCGTGCTGAACCTCCTCGGCGGTCGCAATGGCGTCGGCCGGGTGGACATCGTGGAAAACCGCTTCGTCGGCATGAAGTCCCGCGGCGTCTATGAGACCCCCGGCGGCACCATCCTGCTGGCTGCCCACCGCGATCTTGAAGCACTTACCGTGGACCGCGAGGCCATGTTCATTCGCGACGGCCTCATCCCGAAATATGCCCAACTCGTCTACAACGGCTTCTGGTTCGCACCGGAGCGCGAAGCGATTCAGGCTCTTGTCACCCACACGCAGCAGACCGTCTCCGGCGAGGTGCGCGTGAAGCTCTACAAGGGCAACGTGATGAATGCCGGCCGCAAGAGCCCGCACAGCCTCTACTCGGAAGCCGTCGCCACCATGGAAGGCGGCCAGGAAGCAGCCTACAACCAGGACGACGCCACTGGCTTCATCGCCCTGAACGCCCTGCGCCTGAAGGCCAGCGCCCGGCAGGTGAAGTAA
- a CDS encoding sialate O-acetylesterase — MRPILLFLALLTSSHALEFARPFGSHMVLPMNREVPVWGTAEPLEEVQVSFGLTTWTTHASAEGRWRITLAPLPASDLPSELKASSPTARIVLQDILVGQVWLCSGQSNMDFQLSKAVGGKQEASFAGRQKNIRLFNLTGAPTDGRRYDTATLARLNGRDHFQGSWERATQGSAGYFSAVAWWTGRILSEHYGVPVGLVENAVGGSGTEAWLPLDLLEADPAYQQLLGSSWYQAGKLSPWCRERAKENLGAHLEEAHPFKPGFLFESGVRDFARFPFDGVLWYQGETNAEIPDMAWQVKVMSDLVNGWRRSLQQPHLPFYMVQLPRIGGNDPLRQNWPEYRKAQAKVAATLKGVTLVVTQDLGWDSPDVHPPDKLPVAQRLAGAILRH; from the coding sequence GTGCGCCCCATCCTGCTCTTCCTCGCCTTGCTGACTTCAAGCCATGCGCTTGAATTCGCGCGGCCCTTCGGTTCGCACATGGTGCTGCCGATGAACCGTGAGGTCCCCGTGTGGGGCACTGCGGAGCCCTTGGAGGAAGTCCAGGTAAGCTTCGGTCTCACTACATGGACCACGCACGCAAGCGCGGAAGGACGCTGGCGTATCACCTTGGCCCCGCTTCCGGCATCCGATCTGCCGTCGGAACTCAAGGCGAGCTCGCCGACTGCAAGAATAGTCCTTCAGGATATCCTCGTCGGACAAGTCTGGCTCTGCTCCGGCCAGTCGAACATGGACTTCCAGCTTTCCAAGGCTGTTGGCGGCAAGCAGGAGGCATCCTTCGCCGGAAGACAGAAAAACATCCGCCTTTTCAATCTCACCGGAGCTCCGACCGACGGTCGCCGCTACGACACCGCCACTCTTGCACGGCTGAACGGACGCGATCACTTCCAGGGAAGCTGGGAGCGTGCCACACAGGGCTCGGCCGGCTATTTCTCCGCAGTCGCCTGGTGGACCGGACGCATCTTGTCCGAACATTACGGCGTGCCGGTTGGCCTTGTCGAAAATGCCGTCGGAGGCTCCGGCACGGAGGCATGGCTCCCGCTCGATCTCCTCGAAGCCGACCCGGCCTACCAGCAACTACTAGGCTCATCGTGGTATCAAGCGGGGAAACTCAGCCCTTGGTGCCGGGAACGGGCAAAGGAAAATCTCGGAGCTCATCTGGAAGAAGCCCATCCCTTCAAGCCAGGCTTTCTCTTCGAGTCCGGGGTCCGCGACTTCGCGCGTTTCCCCTTCGACGGCGTGCTGTGGTATCAGGGCGAAACCAACGCGGAGATCCCGGACATGGCCTGGCAGGTGAAGGTCATGAGCGATCTCGTGAACGGCTGGCGGCGTTCGCTCCAGCAGCCACACTTGCCCTTCTACATGGTCCAGCTCCCGCGCATTGGCGGGAATGACCCGTTGCGCCAGAACTGGCCCGAGTATCGGAAAGCCCAGGCGAAAGTTGCAGCGACACTGAAAGGAGTAACTCTGGTGGTAACCCAGGATCTCGGCTGGGATTCCCCGGATGTCCATCCGCCCGACAAGCTACCCGTCGCACAGCGCCTCGCGGGAGCCATTTTGAGGCACTAG
- a CDS encoding NAD(P)/FAD-dependent oxidoreductase: MAAWSAIAFGDHALEYPSIERSLHITGMGLAGCCLAWQRWFRGQAFTWQDDEREAASSRMAAGLINPVTGKNFNASWRLGEFLPEAEQFYGRVAEVLRHQLWFPLPVWRMVGEKEWAKVGGKLDEARDWIERVEEDVPGWRAAVVLRGGGRVATKAFCDGTRAFFATVRGDALEGSQEVLCEGAAGLIAGRLGMHRCAKGEILTVRADAWRDDRILIGAGGWLVPMGQGLFKAGSTYVWDRLDGEPTAAGRARVEEILRALGGEDFEVIAHEAGVRPIIRKSQPVIGSLPDGRVVFNGLGSKGSLYAPGVSARLNAWVSDGVEIEAALDLKNL; the protein is encoded by the coding sequence GTGGCAGCCTGGTCTGCCATTGCCTTTGGTGATCACGCATTGGAATATCCGAGCATCGAACGATCACTTCATATCACCGGAATGGGACTGGCGGGGTGCTGTCTGGCATGGCAGCGCTGGTTCCGGGGGCAGGCCTTCACCTGGCAGGACGACGAAAGGGAGGCGGCTTCCTCACGGATGGCGGCGGGCTTGATCAATCCGGTTACCGGCAAGAACTTCAATGCGAGCTGGAGGCTCGGAGAGTTTCTTCCCGAAGCGGAGCAATTCTATGGCCGCGTCGCCGAGGTTTTGAGGCACCAACTGTGGTTCCCGCTGCCGGTCTGGCGGATGGTCGGGGAGAAGGAGTGGGCAAAGGTTGGCGGGAAGCTGGATGAGGCGCGAGATTGGATCGAGCGTGTGGAAGAGGATGTGCCCGGATGGCGAGCGGCGGTGGTGCTGCGTGGCGGTGGACGGGTGGCGACAAAGGCCTTCTGTGATGGGACGCGAGCGTTCTTTGCCACGGTCAGGGGTGATGCGCTGGAAGGTTCTCAGGAGGTCCTCTGTGAAGGCGCGGCTGGATTGATTGCCGGTCGGCTTGGGATGCACCGGTGTGCGAAGGGTGAGATCCTCACGGTCAGGGCAGATGCTTGGCGGGACGATCGGATTCTCATTGGAGCCGGTGGCTGGCTGGTGCCGATGGGGCAGGGGCTTTTCAAGGCGGGCTCCACCTATGTGTGGGACCGGCTCGATGGTGAGCCGACCGCGGCAGGCCGAGCGCGGGTGGAGGAGATCCTTCGGGCGCTGGGTGGAGAGGATTTCGAGGTCATCGCCCATGAAGCCGGGGTCCGGCCGATTATCCGGAAGAGCCAGCCGGTCATTGGTTCGCTGCCCGATGGCCGGGTGGTTTTCAACGGGCTGGGTTCGAAGGGGTCGCTCTATGCTCCCGGCGTTTCGGCGCGATTGAATGCCTGGGTGAGCGATGGCGTGGAGATCGAGGCGGCTTTGGACCTGAAAAATCTCTAG